In a single window of the Musa acuminata AAA Group cultivar baxijiao unplaced genomic scaffold, Cavendish_Baxijiao_AAA HiC_scaffold_185, whole genome shotgun sequence genome:
- the LOC135656629 gene encoding transcription elongation factor TFIIS-like — METELLETFEAAKKAAEAAEDGRGSSEVDRCVDALRRLKKMPVTTKDLVATQVGKRLRFLTKHSQDKIRTVATDLLQFWKNVVIQETSKDNKKLDTPQERILLKAERKTEQAVKIKSQKISKAGSLEGNVVSKPKSVEVEKLNFDQEIPHGKVSRTESVRIEKTANSSKFEKINGGEKQNLEGVSKDENLEIFSRKPPSTVTASLKLASIVKCNNPVRDRLRELLAEAFSRVSKETAESETEEVRNIQDEVDACDPIRIAVALESVLFKKLGTSIGAQKHKYRSIMFNLKDNNNKDFRRRVLLGHVKPEEIVNMTAEDMASDERKRANKQIKEKALFECERGAAPKATTDQFKCGRCGQRKTTYYQMQTRSADEPMTTFVTCVNCNNHWKFC, encoded by the exons AAgccgcggaggcggcggaggaTGGCCGGGGGTCGTCGGAGGTGGATCGGTGCGTCGATGCGCTCCGGCGGTTGAAGAAGATGCCGGTCACCACGAAGGATCTGGTGGCTACCCAG GTTGGCAAACGACTTCGCTTTCTAACAAAGCATTcccaggataagattcggacagtGGCAACTGATCTGCTGCAGTTTTGGAAGAATGTGGTTATTCAGGAAACatctaaagataataaaaaactTGACACCCCACAGGAAAGAATTCTTTTGAAGGCTGAAAGGAAGACTGAGCAAGCAGTGAAAATCAAGTCTCAGAAAATATCAAAAGCTGGATCCTTAGAGGGCAACGTTGTGTCAAAACCTAAAAGTGTTGAGGTTGAGAAGTTAAACTTTGACCAGGAAATACCGCATGGAAAAGTGTCCAGAACTGAATCTGTAAGAATAGAGAAGACGGCCAATTCCAGCAAATTTGAGAAAATAAATGGAGGAGAAAAACAGAATCTTGAAGGGGTTTCCAAGGACGAAAATCTGGAAATTTTTTCTAGAAAACCACCATCAACTGTCACTGCCTCATTGAAGCTGGCATCAATCGTGAAATGTAACAATCCTGTGCGAGATAGACTTCGGGAACTTCTTGCAGAAGCCTTTTCAAGAGTTTCAAAGGAAACAGCTGAGAGCGAAACAGAAGAAGTGAGAAACATCCAGGATGAAGTTGATGCATGTGACCCAATTCGTATAGCTGTTGCCTTGGAATCTGTTTTGTTCAAGAAATTAGGCACCTCAATTGGTGCTCAAAAACATAAATACAGATCCATAATGTTCAATTTGAAGGACAACAATAACAAAGACTTCCGgagaagagttctccttgggCATGTGAAGCCTGAAGAAATAGTTAATATGACGGCTGAAGATATGGCCAGTGATGAGAGGAAACGTGCAAATAAGCAGATAAAGGAGAAGGCCTTATTTGAATGTGAAAGAGGAGCAGCTCCTAAGGCAACAACTGACCAGTTCAAATGTGGACGATGTGGCCAAAGGAAGACCACATACTATCAGATGCAAACTCGTTCAGCTGATGAGCCAATGACAACCTTTGTAACATGTGTCAACTGCAATAACCACTGGAAGTTCTGTTGA
- the LOC135656631 gene encoding uncharacterized protein LOC135656631 has translation MDTDTHKEERTKKMTAHERLQNELCAVNERHVMRDRCLDSQDFHSVQSWLEAENDEPVKSSLSSDAEFHSSSYDDQNGSPSDGLDTLEHIRMEILKKADELREEISEMFDRSEERQGRFHLTEEKLPPKAKNVPRPHRFTNHLPRSPHVACLHCRHGECHRTSVKPTTKARIEHEEAGSRRRMKRHCRPVLGGAPFVVCYNCLQLLLLPLDFYIARRRLCKLQCGACSKLLMFSFRTRNRGVPFVPIEEEQPTSEAETSADATLGQEISNSPSNGSSRWDSLSCSDENGLSLGISYSTDVERNDKLPPFLQLHQLMGYGSATEFLYRHSDDMDEELEATEPSTPHRSSPEEDEAYVGDGIEETAIEGDESAGRSRTRKPPLHGLLKIMKLRILKTGRKNSDEQLEAIWGDISGFIDS, from the coding sequence ATGGACACTGATACGCATAAAGAAGAACGGACGAAGAAGATGACTGCACATGAACGGCTTCAAAACGAGTTGTGTGCAGTAAACGAAAGGCATGTAATGCGAGATAGGTGTCTTGACTCTCAAGACTTCCATTCGGTGCAGAGCTGGTTGGAAGCAGAAAACGATGAGCCTGTGAAGTCGTCTCTCTCGAGTGATGCAGAGTTCCACAGCAGTTCGTACGATGATCAAAATGGCAGTCCATCAGATGGGCTCGACACGCTCGAGCACATTCGAATGGAGATACTGAAGAAGGCTGATGAGTTGAGAGAGGAAATCAGCGAGATGTTCGACAGATCTGAGGAACGCCAGGGACGATTTCACCTCACAGAAGAGAAGCTTCCTCCTAAAGCAAAGAATGTTCCTCGACCACACCGGTTCACAAACCATCTTCCAAGATCACCCCATGTCGCTTGCTTGCATTGCCGTCATGGAGAGTGCCACCGAACATCTGTGAAGCCCACAACCAAAGCTCGGATCGAGCATGAAGAAGCAGGGAGCAGGCGGCGGATGAAGCGACATTGTCGTCCTGTTTTAGGTGGAGCTCCCTTTGTCGTCTGCTACAATTGCTTGCAGTTGCTGCTGCTCCCCTTGGATTTCTACATCGCAAGGAGAAGATTGTGCAAGCTGCAGTGCGGTGCTTGCTCAAAACTGCTCATGTTTTCCTTCAGAACTCGAAATCGCGGGGTCCCTTTCGTGCCGATCGAGGAAGAGCAACCAACAAGCGAGGCGGAGACAAGTGCAGATGCTACTCTCGGACAGGAGATATCGAATTCACCATCGAATGGTAGCTCTCGCTGGGACTCACTTTCTTGCTCAGATGAGAATGGACTCTCTCTTGGCATCAGCTACTCCACGGATGTCGAAAGGAACGATAAGCTTCCGCCATTTTTGCAGCTTCATCAGCTTATGGGCTACGGTTCGGCTACTGAGTTCTTATACCGGCACAGCGATGATATGGATGAAGAACTTGAAGCAACTGAACCGAGCACACCACACCGCAGTAGTCCTGAGGAAGATGAAGCGTACGTTGGAGATGGAATCGAGGAGACAGCCATTGAGGGAGACGAGTCAGCAGGGCGATCGAGAACCAGAAAACCTCCGCTGCATGGATTGCTGAAGATCATGAAGCTGAGGATCCTGAAAACCGGAAGGAAAAACTCAGATGAGCAATTGGAGGCTATTTGGGGTGACATCTCAGGCTTCATCGACTCTTGA